In Pseudomonadota bacterium, the genomic stretch GTTCCGCTTGTCTGCCTGAAGCTGGAAACTTCTTCGATATTAATACCAAGAAGACCTCCATACGGAAAAGGCTCGACATTCTCCTGCCATTTTCTTAACTCTTCTTTGTAGGTGAAGGGCACTTTTTTGATATCGTCAAATGTTTTAATGTCTTCGACTTCTATCCCCTTAAATTTTTCTTTGCAAAGGTTGGAATTAGCTTTACTATAGGAAAATAAGGTTTTGAAATATGAAAATTCGATAGCATCCAACTTCTCTCGGGGTAGTGTTTCGGTGTATTTGTTCCAGAATTCATTCATAGACTTTCACTCCTTGTGGTTTCATATTGTGAAACAGTGTTTCTATTATCTCAATTAATTTAAAAATAAACAAGGTTATTGTCAAGTAAATTTTACTTTGATTTTCCCGACTTTCTCTATTATAAAACGATATATTGAGCGATATCAAGCAGTTGCGTACATCAAAATCTCTTGTATATAGACTGTGCCAATAATAAATAGCTGGAATGACTTTGAAAATAAATTGTGCAATTTCTGCAATTTTTATGCTTGCTTTGTCAGTATTTTTAGGCGTAAATAAAATCAACTATTTTTGGAAGAATATATGATGGCAAACGAACAGCAAACAACAATATTACTTCAGGGCGTTGAAATATGGAATAAATGGAGAGAACAGAATCAAGACAAACAGATTGATCTGAGGGGGGTAAATTTAGAGAAGGCAAATTTAAATGATATCAATTTTTCTCATGCCAGACTTGAGGGCGCCAACCTTTCCTTTGCACAACTTGAAGGTGCAGATTTTACGCATGCAAACCTGAGAGGCGCCAACCTTTCCCATGCGCATCTTAAAAAAGCGCATTTTGCCTTTGCGCATCTTGAGCAGACAGTGCTTCTTTTTGCGAATATGAGGGGGGCGGACCTCCGCGGCGCCAACCTTCATAGTGCATCATTAGAGGATGCATATTTGCAAAACTCCGACCTTTCACATGCTCACCTTGAAAATGCTATGCTTGCATATGCAAACTTTAAAAATGCACATTTAGTCGATGCCAACCTGAAGGGCGCCAGCCTGAAGTCTGTAAATCTGGAAGGGGCAAACGTCTCCTCTGTTGCATACGATCAAAAAATCATGTTAAGGGTACTCAAAGAAACTTGGTTAAGCCCAAAAGCCCTTTGGAAAAGAAGGCACGATATAATTTTGGATACTACCATACGGTGTAGAGGTGCCTACGTTGCCTGTTATGGGAGCCAGAGATTCAGAGCTTTTATTCAGGATCAGGATTATTTAGAAGAACTCACGGAAACCGGATTTGGACGTTTCTTATGTTTTGTATGGTGGATGTTATCAAATTGTGGAAGATCTATCACCAGGTGGGCAGTCTGGTCATTCTTGTTTATACTCTTGTTTGCCCTTATATTTATGTTTATGGGGCCTAAACACTTTTATACACCAAAACTCGAGTTTAATTCTATAACCATGATTTATTACAGCGTGGTAACCTTCACGACGCTCGGGGGAGATATCTTTCCGAATACATCGTTGGCGGCAATTTTAACGATTGCAGAAGTACTGATTGGTTATCTAATGCTTGGCGGACTCATAAGCATTTTTGCAAGCAAACTTGCCCGTAGAGGAAGCTGAATCGGATATGCTCCACAAGCCTTATATAGGGTGTTAATACTTGCCGAGATAATCTGCAAGCACCCCTGTTGTTTCGCGCAGCCTTTGACTCATTACGGCGGCTATTTTCTGAAGTATTTTAGCGCCCATTCTCGGTTTTTCGTCGAGGATTCTGTCAAATTCCTGCCTGGTAAGCACTATCAGGACAGTTTCTTCTGATGCTATTGCAGTGGCTGACCTCGGGCTCCCATCTATTACAGACATTTCTCCGAATATTCTTCCGGTGCCTATGTATGTAATCAACTTATTTTCATTTCCGCTCTCTTTCAGAATATTTACTTTTCCTTTAAAGATGATGCACATAAAGGCCTTTTTATCCCCTTCTTCAAATATTGCGGCACCTTTTGGAAATGTTTCCGTACTCATGTATTTCGACAATTCCTCAAGTTCTCCCCAGGAGAATTCCTTGCTCAGAGGGGTTTTTTCAAGCATTTCTGCCCGTGCTGCCGCTGATTTTCCTAAGCTCATGCACACCTCCATATTCCTTATTATATCAATTTGCACTATTTCTACTATTTTTTTCTTTATATGTAACGTATCGTTTTACTTAAGAATTACCTGCCTGCCCATTAAAAAGCAGGGTTTAGCTCCATATCTTATAAATTTTACAGAATTATCTGAGAGCCTCCCAAAACTTCCTGCACTTTCATAACAAGCACAAAAGGAGTAAAGGGCTTAGAGATAAAGTGCACCTTACCTTTTAGAATTTCTTCGTGTGGTATGCGTTCATCGGTATAGCCGGACATAAGAATTGCCTTCATCTGTGGATATT encodes the following:
- a CDS encoding pentapeptide repeat-containing protein — its product is MMANEQQTTILLQGVEIWNKWREQNQDKQIDLRGVNLEKANLNDINFSHARLEGANLSFAQLEGADFTHANLRGANLSHAHLKKAHFAFAHLEQTVLLFANMRGADLRGANLHSASLEDAYLQNSDLSHAHLENAMLAYANFKNAHLVDANLKGASLKSVNLEGANVSSVAYDQKIMLRVLKETWLSPKALWKRRHDIILDTTIRCRGAYVACYGSQRFRAFIQDQDYLEELTETGFGRFLCFVWWMLSNCGRSITRWAVWSFLFILLFALIFMFMGPKHFYTPKLEFNSITMIYYSVVTFTTLGGDIFPNTSLAAILTIAEVLIGYLMLGGLISIFASKLARRGS
- a CDS encoding cyclic nucleotide-binding domain-containing protein, with product MSLGKSAAARAEMLEKTPLSKEFSWGELEELSKYMSTETFPKGAAIFEEGDKKAFMCIIFKGKVNILKESGNENKLITYIGTGRIFGEMSVIDGSPRSATAIASEETVLIVLTRQEFDRILDEKPRMGAKILQKIAAVMSQRLRETTGVLADYLGKY